The nucleotide sequence GTGATGCTGGAACCCGCGTCACCGGTGTTGGTGCTGTCGATCCGGATCAGCTGGTGGGCCAGCTCCAGGACCTCGCGCTGCGCGGCCGATGGCGGAGCGGCCGGTGGCGGGGCTGCTGGCGTGCTTGCCTCTGACGTCCGGGCGTCCGACCTGGGCGCCGGCGTCACTGGATCGGCACCGTCACGCTCAGGAAGTCGGTGATCCGGCGGAGCCGGAACCCGATCGACTCGTACAGGCGGATGGCAGCGGTATTACCCGCCGCGGCGTGGAGGAAGACCTGGTCGCCCTCCGCGGAGACGTCTGCCGCCACCGCCCTCACCAGGCGTGTGCCCAGGCCCTGTCCCCGGTAGCCGGGATCGGTGCAGACCGCGCTGATCTCGACCCATCCCCGCGGGTGCATCCGCCGCCCGGCCATCGCGACCAGGGCGCTGTTGCGGCGGATGCCGAGGTAGCCGCCGAGTTCGACGGTGCGGGAGCGGAACGGGCCCGGCCGGGTGCGTCGGATCAGGTCGAGAATCTCCGGCGCATCCGTCAGGGACAGCGGTTCCGCTTCCGGATCGGGCGCCTTCTCCAGCCCGACGTCGACGAGCTGGACGCCGCCGCCGACGGAGGAGTACGCCCAGCCGGGTGGGGGTCGCACGTCGTCACCGGCGACCGCGAAGGTCCCGCCCTCACCGACCAGCTGGGCGACGTCGATCCACGCCTGCGGGTCCCGGTGATCCTCCAGCGCGACGAACGGACCGATCTCCGGTCGGTATCTGGCCGCCCGGCCGATCCGTTCGGCGAACCGGGCCTGCGGCCCGGTCAGCGCAGCCCACGCCACGTTGTCCAGGACCGGGTCCCCGATCGTGAGGTCCTGCCGAGCTGCGAGCGCGGCCAGCGGCGGGAGATCCCGCTGCTGATCGACACCCCGCTGATCGACACCCTGCTGATCGGCACCCCGCTGATCGACACCCTGCTGATCGGCACCCCGCTGATCGACACCCTGCTGACCCACGCTCACGAGGCCGCACCGGATCCGGCACGGGCCCGCGTCCGGGCCGCCGGAGTCGTCAGACCCAGGTGATCGCGCAGCGTCGTCCCCTGGTACTCGGCGCGGAAGACGCCGCGCTCCTGCAGGATCGGCACCACCTTGTCCGCGAATTCGCCGAGGCCGTCCGGAGTGATGTGCGGCACGAGGATGAATCCGTCACTGGCGTCGGCCTGCACGTATTCGTCGATGGTGGTGGCCACCGTCTCCGCGGTGCCGATGAAGTTCTGCCGCGCGGTCTTCTCGACCACCACGTCGCGGAGCGAGAGTCCCCTCGCCTCGGCCAGTTCCCGCCATTCGTTCGCCACGGCCACCGGATCGGCATTCATCCGGACACTGGCCCGACCCTTGGCGATGGTGTTCTCGCCCACGAGAGGGTCGACGCTCGGCAGCGGGCCGTCCGGATCGTAGGAGCTCAGATCGCGGTTCCAGAGCTGCTCGGCGAACTTGATCGCCGTCTGCCCGCTGACCTGCTGCCGCCGGACGTGGGCGGCGTACTCCTGCGCCTCGGCCTCGGTGTCACCGAGGATGAAGGTGGCGGCCGGGAGCACGAGCAGCTCGTCATGACGGCGTCCGTACTGCGCGAGCCTCCTCTTCACGTCACGGTAGAAGGCCTGACCAGCGTCCAGGGTGCCGTGCCGGGTGAAGATGGCATCGGCGGTGGAGGCGGCGAACTCGCGGCCCTCGTCGGAGTCGCCGGCCTGGAAGATCACCGGACGCCCCTGGGGGCTGCGGGGCACGTTGAAGTGCCCCTCGATGTCGAAATGATCGTCGTGGACAGAGAACTCACCGGGACTACCGTGCCGCAGGAATGTTCCGGTCTCCTTGTCCGCGACGATCTCGTCACCGTTCCAGGAGTCGAACAGTTCGGCGGCGGCGCTCAGAAAGCTCCTGGCCCGCCCGTACCGCTCGTCCTGGGCGAGAAAGCCTCCACGACGGAAGTTCTCACCGGTGAAGGCGTCCCAGGAGGTGACCACGTTCCAGGCCGCCCGGCCGCCCGAGAGATGGTCGAGGGTGGCGAACTGGCGGGCCACGTCATAGGGCTCGTTGAAGGTGGAGTTGATCGTGCCCGTCAGCCCGATCCGCTGCGTGACGGCCGCGAGAGCAGTCAGCACACCGAAGGTGTCGGGCCGTCCGACCACATCGAGGTCGTAGATCTTGCCGTTCTGCTCACGCAGGCGCAGACCCTCGGCCAGGAACAGGAAGTCGAACTTCGCGCCCTCGGCGATCTGGGCGAATCGCCGGAACGACTCGAACTCGATGTGGCTGCCCGACCGGGGGTCGCTCCACACGGTCGTGTTGTTGACGCCGGGGAAGTGCGCGGCCAGATGCACCTGCTTGCGGGGCCCGCCCTGCGTGTTCGTCATGCGGAGACTCCTTCGGCAGCGACCGGAGCGGCAGCGGCCCTGGCGTAGCGGTTCGCCGGTCGCTCGAGCCCGAGAAGTCCTCGAAGCGAGTCGGCTTCGTACCGGGACCGGAACAGTCCGCGGGACTGCAGCTCCGGCACCAGGGCGCCGGTGATCGCGTTCAGGTCATCCGGCAGGGCCCCTGGGCGCAGCCGGTAGCCGCTGATCCCGACGGACTGCCACTGCGCGAGCAGATCGGCCAGTGCGGCCGCCGACCCGGCGAAGATACGGGCGTCGGAGCGGTACTCCGCGCGGGCGAGGCGATCCAGGCGCGACTTCCGGTCGGCGCCGGATTCCGATTGGTCGTCCAGGAACACCACCAGGTCGGCGAACACTGCGAGATCCGCCTCCGCGCGGCCGATGTCCGCCTGCGCCGCGCGAACCTCGGCCACGATCCGCCCGGCATCGACGGTGTCGGTGGGCGTCACGAACACGATGTCGGCACTCGCGGCGGCACAACGGTAAGGAAGGCCGGAGTGGGCCAGCGCGGCCACGATCGGCTGACCCTGCGGGGGCCTCGGCACGATCGACGGACCCTTCACCGAGAAGTGCGACCCGTCGAAGTCGATGTAGTGGAGGCGGTCCCGGTCGATGAATCGCCCGGAAGCCGCGTCGCGGATCTCGGCGTCGTCCTCCCAGCTGTCCCAGAGCCGCCGTATTACCTCGACGTAGTCGACCAGCTCGCCGAAAAGTTCTGAGATCAGTTCGCCGGCAGCAGGTGTGGAGAGGTCGGCTGCGCCCGATTCCGGCAGGACCCGGCGACCGAAGTGCCTGGCCTCCTCGGCTCGGGGGGACACCTGCACGCGCACGCCGGCCCGCCCCGTGCTCACGTAGTCGAGGGTGGCGATGGCCTTCGAGACGTGGAAGGGCTCGGTGTGGGTGGCTGAAACGGTCGGGACGAGACCGATGTGGTGGGTCTGCGGCGCCACCCGATCGGCGATGAGCACCGCGTCCAGACGCCCCCTGACCTCGTCGGTCCGCTCGTTCGCCGGGTCCAGGCCTCTGGCCTGCAATCCGAAGGAGTCCTCGATCGTCACGAGGTCGAGCAGCCCGCGTTCGGCCTCGCGGACCAGGTCCAGCCAGTACTGGGCGGTGAACAATTCGGCCGGACGGGCGGCGGGCTCCCGCCAGGCGGCCGGATGCCAGCCGGCCCCGTCGAGTGCCACCGCCAGGTGCAACGGGGCGGACCCGGGCGACCCAGGAAGAACTGAAGACATGACCATCACCTTTTCGGAACGGACGACGCCCGGTCCACGTTCGCGCTTGCGGAGCCGGATGGCTACCGCCAGGTCATCACCTGGAGCACCCCACCGCGGAGGAGGGTTGCCGGTCAGCAAGCCAGGGCCCATCGCTGACACTCGTTACCTGGGCGCAACGCTATCACCGGGTCCAGGCATTCCGGTCGCCCGATGCGGCCGTCGACGGTGGACCGCTGCGACCGCTCGCCACCGGATTTGCACCGTTCTCCCGCACTTCGGGAAACATCTTCGCCGTAGGTTTGTTGGAGTCTGGTGCGGGGTTGGCATCCGAAGGAGCAGGGACAGCGGCGTTCCCGCACGGCCAGGGATGGCCACGAGCGTGCGCAACAGCAGAGACCCGTCCGTGAGTGATGCAGCAGGAGTGATATGTCCACCATCGTGACCATTGCCGGCAGTCCGTCCAGCGCCTCCAGCTCCGATGCGTTGCTGTCCCACGTCACCAGGCGCATCCTGCGGGCCGGCCACGCCGTGACGCCGCTGGTGCTGCGAGACCTGCCCGCGACGGCGCTGCTGTCGGCCGACCTCACCGACCCGAAGATCGCCGCTGCCGTGGCCGCCGTGGAGATCGCCGACGCGGTCGTGGTCGTGTCGCCGGTGTACAAGGCGGCCTACTCGGGCCTGCTCAAGGTTTTCCTGGACCTCCTGCCGCAGTTCGCCTTTCGTGGCAAGTCGGTTCTTCCGCTGGTGACCGGCGGTTCCCCCGCCCACGTGCTGGCGGTGGACTACGCGCTTCGGCCAGTGCTGAACAGCCTGGGCGCCGCCCACGTCGGGCAGGGCTGGTTCGTGCTCGCGTCGCACGTCAAGGTCTTCCCCGATGGCGGTGTACTGATCGATCCTGCCTCCGCCGGCCCGGTGGCCGAGGTGACGGAGAGTTTTCTGTCCACCTTGGGTCACCGATCGGCGGTCCAGTCCCTTCGACGGAACACCGGGCGGGTCTCCCCGCAGGTCGGAGCGCCGGATCTGACGGTGCTACGGGCCGAGGTCGGCGATCCCGACCTCGCGCCGCTGCTGGAGGATCTCAAGGTGGAGTACGGAACCAGGTACGGCCGCGTCTCGGACTACACCGAGCTGGTCGAGGTGCCGGCGCAGGACTTCGGACCGCCAGATGGCACCTTCCTCGTGCTGACCGAGAACGGCGTCACCATCGCCGGCGGCGCCATCAGGCGGTACGACGACGAGACCGCCGAGGTCAAGCGTGTCTGGACGTCGCCGGCCCACCGCAGGCGCGGGCTTGGGCGGCGACTGATGGCCGAACTGGAGCAGGTGGCACTGGATCTGGGTTACCGACGCATCCACCTCACCACCGGCCCGCGTCAGCCGGAGGCCTGCGAGCTCTACCTCGCGGCCGGGTACCGGGCAAGGTTCGATCTGTCGGCCGATCCGGAATCGATCGGGCCGCTCGCATTCGCCAAGGAGCTGGTCAGCGGCGCAGGCATGTCGGACTGGGTCCAGCCCCCTCGGCAATCCGGGCGGGACATCCCGGTGGGAGTCGGCCGGTGAGCGCCGCTCCGGCGGTGCTGGTCTTCGTCGGCGGCGGCCCCCGCACCGTCTCCCTCCTGGAGCGCATCGCGGCGAACGCGCCGGACCTGCTGGGCGGCGCCGGCCTCGACATCCACATCGTCGATCCGTATC is from Nakamurella sp. PAMC28650 and encodes:
- a CDS encoding GNAT family N-acetyltransferase is translated as MAALAARQDLTIGDPVLDNVAWAALTGPQARFAERIGRAARYRPEIGPFVALEDHRDPQAWIDVAQLVGEGGTFAVAGDDVRPPPGWAYSSVGGGVQLVDVGLEKAPDPEAEPLSLTDAPEILDLIRRTRPGPFRSRTVELGGYLGIRRNSALVAMAGRRMHPRGWVEISAVCTDPGYRGQGLGTRLVRAVAADVSAEGDQVFLHAAAGNTAAIRLYESIGFRLRRITDFLSVTVPIQ
- a CDS encoding NtaA/DmoA family FMN-dependent monooxygenase (This protein belongs to a clade of FMN-dependent monooxygenases, within a broader family of flavin-dependent oxidoreductases, the luciferase-like monooxygenase (LMM) family, some of whose members use coenzyme F420 rather than FMN.), which translates into the protein MTNTQGGPRKQVHLAAHFPGVNNTTVWSDPRSGSHIEFESFRRFAQIAEGAKFDFLFLAEGLRLREQNGKIYDLDVVGRPDTFGVLTALAAVTQRIGLTGTINSTFNEPYDVARQFATLDHLSGGRAAWNVVTSWDAFTGENFRRGGFLAQDERYGRARSFLSAAAELFDSWNGDEIVADKETGTFLRHGSPGEFSVHDDHFDIEGHFNVPRSPQGRPVIFQAGDSDEGREFAASTADAIFTRHGTLDAGQAFYRDVKRRLAQYGRRHDELLVLPAATFILGDTEAEAQEYAAHVRRQQVSGQTAIKFAEQLWNRDLSSYDPDGPLPSVDPLVGENTIAKGRASVRMNADPVAVANEWRELAEARGLSLRDVVVEKTARQNFIGTAETVATTIDEYVQADASDGFILVPHITPDGLGEFADKVVPILQERGVFRAEYQGTTLRDHLGLTTPAARTRARAGSGAAS
- a CDS encoding LLM class flavin-dependent oxidoreductase; this encodes MSSVLPGSPGSAPLHLAVALDGAGWHPAAWREPAARPAELFTAQYWLDLVREAERGLLDLVTIEDSFGLQARGLDPANERTDEVRGRLDAVLIADRVAPQTHHIGLVPTVSATHTEPFHVSKAIATLDYVSTGRAGVRVQVSPRAEEARHFGRRVLPESGAADLSTPAAGELISELFGELVDYVEVIRRLWDSWEDDAEIRDAASGRFIDRDRLHYIDFDGSHFSVKGPSIVPRPPQGQPIVAALAHSGLPYRCAAASADIVFVTPTDTVDAGRIVAEVRAAQADIGRAEADLAVFADLVVFLDDQSESGADRKSRLDRLARAEYRSDARIFAGSAAALADLLAQWQSVGISGYRLRPGALPDDLNAITGALVPELQSRGLFRSRYEADSLRGLLGLERPANRYARAAAAPVAAEGVSA
- a CDS encoding GNAT family N-acetyltransferase, with translation MLTENGVTIAGGAIRRYDDETAEVKRVWTSPAHRRRGLGRRLMAELEQVALDLGYRRIHLTTGPRQPEACELYLAAGYRARFDLSADPESIGPLAFAKELVSGAGMSDWVQPPRQSGRDIPVGVGR